Within Candidatus Cloacimonadota bacterium, the genomic segment AGAACAAAGCCGGCAATCAATGGATAATTATAAGTCTTACTGGATAGATTTATCTCAGTTAAGATATAATATCTGCTTCATACAATTTCTAGTATTTCACAGTCCTGTTGGGAAGTTGAGCACTTCGTAGAATCGAGGAAAAAATCTGATGTCAAGTGATTACACACAGATCCTTTTAGACAGCATTGGTGTACCTACGGTAGTGATCGATACCAGTAACTTCAAAATTGTGCTTGCAAACAAGGCTGCAAAAGCCCATATTGGTGGAAAATATCCGGCATCTGAGTCATTGTCATGTTATCATCTTTTTCCTGAGAAAGATGGCTTATGTGATCAAAAAACATGCCTGATCAGGCAGGCAATATCAACAAAAGCGCCTGTAAGGATCACGCGTAGCCGTTATGAGAACGGTATTGAATCATTTTATGATATTGTTGTAACGCCTATTTTTAACACGACCGGTGAAATATCACAGGCCACCATGACAATCTATGATATAACGAATATTATAAAAACTGAAGAATCATCGGAATTATTCCGTTACCTGATCGATAAATCAAATGATGGGTTATTAATTGTAGATCCACAAACTGGCTGCTTTCTGGACGTAAATAAAAAAATCTGCACCGATCTTGGATATACCCGTAAAGAACTCCTGAATATGAGGCTCTTAGACATCAAAACTGAAATACCGGAAGGCTGGTCATTTGATAAAATTGTAGATGAAACCCGTGAAAAAAAGTATACGGTGATCGAAGGATCGTACAGGCGCAAAGACAATTCAATCATGCCTGTAGAGATGAGCCTCAGATTTTTAACCCATGAAAAAAAGAAATGTATGGTATGTATAGTACGCGATATTTCCAGACGCAAGAAGGCTGAGAAAATCCTGCACGAGCAAAAAGAATTTGCTGCTAGTCTGGTTCGCTATTCCACGGTTCCGACTTTTGTCATAGACTCACAGCATAAGATACTTCACTGGAACAAAGCTTCTGAAGAACTCACAGGTATTGACGCATCTGACATTGTTAACACTGACCGATTTTATATATCCGACAATCCGTCCCTTGCAGATGTGGTTGTCAGCAGGGAACTTGATGAAAAGATAAAACGTGATAAGAGATATGTCCGCTCCACATATGTATCCAATGGCCTGCATTCTGAGAACTGGGTTCCAAATCTGGGTGGAAAGAAAAGATACGTACTCTTTGATGCTTCTCCTATCTACAACAGTAAGAACGAATTAGTTGCGGCTCTGGAAACAATGCAGGACATTACAGAACAAAAGCATGCAGAGCAGCTTCTCAAACGAAAGCTTGAAATCGAAAAGTCAATAGCTGCTGTTTCTTCTTTGTTTGTTGCCCCCACTGACATTGATGCTGCTATTAATGCTGCCCTTGATGAAATTGGCAGGCTATGTGGGGCCAGCAGGAGTTATGTTTTCCTGTTCCGTGAAACTAATACCGTACTGGCCAATACGCACGAATGGTGCGATGAAGGAGTGGAATCCCAGAAAGAGAAGCGTCAGAACCTTAATGTCAACAAGTATCACTGGTGGATGGCCAAACTTTACAATGACGAGACTATTCAGATCAATGATGTTTCCTCACTGCCACCCGAGGCATCGGCTGAGAAAAAAACACTTGAAATGCAGAACATAAAGTCTCTTCTGGTTCTTCCCATGTATTCCAAAGGAGAGCTCATGGGTTATGTTGGACTGGACAATGTGGTAAATACCGGCGACTGGAGTGAAGACAATATCAATGTTCTTCACATGGTGTCAGGCGTGATCGGGATGGCTATTAACCGAAAGCGTTCAGAAGAAGCTCACAGGAAAAGCGAAGAACGTTTCCGCAGTCTGTTTGAGAATTTGCCGATACCAATCATGGAGAAGGATTTCTCCGAAGTCAAGACCTACATTGAGAACTTGATCAGGACTGAACATATAGATGACTTCGAAGCATATCTGGATCAACACCCGGAGATAAAAAAACACTGTTCAGGACTTGTAAAAATCATTGATGTAAATCAGGCTGCCATCAAATTGCATGGTGCAAGTGACAAAAATGAATTAATAGCAAATCTGGGGAAGACGCTTACAAGGAAATCCTATGAGGTGTTCAGTAAAGAGCTACTGGCGATTTATCACGGTGAGACTAAGGTTGAATCTGATGGGGGCATACAAACCCTTGGTGGCGTGCCACGAGAAACTGTGATTCACTGGACCGTATCCCCGGGGCATGAAAAAACCCTTTCCAGAGTACTTTTTTCTCTCATTGACATCACAGAGCGCAAGCGGGCTGAGGAAGAACTTATAAAAAGTGAAAAACGTTTCCGAGATCTGTTTGAAAACATACCGGTGGCGATTCTGGAAGAGGATTTCTCAGGTGTCAAAACTTACATTGAGACTTTAATTAGGAACGAGCATATTGATGACCTCGAAGCGTATCTGGTGCAGCACCCGGATGTAGTTTCCAGGTGTGCAGGATTGATGAAGATACTCGATGTAAACCAGGCTGCCCTTGAACTGCATGAGGCAGGTAGCAAAAGTGAATTGCTGGAAAACATAGAGAAGACTTTTTCAGATCAATCCTATGAGACGTTCTCTAAAGAACTGGTTGCAATTCTGAACGGTGAAACACAAATGAAAACCGATGCATTCGTGCAAACCCTGAGTGGGATGCCACGAGAAGTTGTGGTTCACTGGTCTGTTTTCCCGGGTCATGAAAAAAGCCTTTCCAGAATTCTTGTTTCTCTCATTGACATCACAGAGCGCAAACGGGCAGAGGAAGAACTCTTTGCTGCTCACCAGAAGCTAATGGATATCATTGAGTTCCTTCCGGATGCCACATTTGTCCTGGATTCTGAACAGAAAGTGATTGCATGGAACCACACCCTTGAAGAAATGACCGGGATAAAGAAGGAAGAGATTCTCGGAAAAGGCGATTATTCTTATGCTGTCCCATTCTATGGAGAACGTAGGCCTATGTTAATCGACCTCTTATTTGATTTTAAAGTTGAGTCCGAACAGCAATATAATTTTGTGAAAAAGGAGGGGAATATCCTCTACGCTGAAAATTATGTTCCCTATATATATGAAGGAAAAGGTGCCGACTTGTGGATTGTATCTTCACCTCTATTAGATAGTAGTGGAAACCAGATCGGAGCCATTGAATCGATCCGCAATGTCACTGAACGCAAGCAGGCTGAGGATGATCTAAAAATATATGCCGAAGAACTCCAGCATTCGAATGAACTCAAAGACCTATTCACTGATATCATGCATCATGACCTGTTAAATCCTGCCGGGGTTGTCAAGGGATATACCGAAATACTGCTTAATATAGAAGAAAATAAGAATAAACGTCAGTACCTTGAGATAATTGAAAGGAATAACGAAAAGCTCATCAGCATCATTGAAAGGGCATCCAATTATGCAAAACTGGCATCTATTGAAGACCTTGAATTTGAAAAGAGGGATATTGCATTTTTCTTAAAGGGAGTGATCGAAAATCTCAGACCCAATCTTGAGGATAAAAAAATGGCAATTGAGTTTGAAGTCCACGGCGAATATTGTGCAAATGTCAATCCTGTAATTGAGGAGGTATTTTCAAATCTTTTATGCAATGCTATCAAGTACAGTCCAAAAGGGAGCAGGATAATTGTGAACATCGTTGATGCTGGCAATGAATGGAAAGTAACTGTAACCGACTTTGGGGAGGGTATATCGGATGAAGATAAATCAATGCTTTTCGAGCGTTTCAGG encodes:
- a CDS encoding PAS domain S-box protein, producing MSSDYTQILLDSIGVPTVVIDTSNFKIVLANKAAKAHIGGKYPASESLSCYHLFPEKDGLCDQKTCLIRQAISTKAPVRITRSRYENGIESFYDIVVTPIFNTTGEISQATMTIYDITNIIKTEESSELFRYLIDKSNDGLLIVDPQTGCFLDVNKKICTDLGYTRKELLNMRLLDIKTEIPEGWSFDKIVDETREKKYTVIEGSYRRKDNSIMPVEMSLRFLTHEKKKCMVCIVRDISRRKKAEKILHEQKEFAASLVRYSTVPTFVIDSQHKILHWNKASEELTGIDASDIVNTDRFYISDNPSLADVVVSRELDEKIKRDKRYVRSTYVSNGLHSENWVPNLGGKKRYVLFDASPIYNSKNELVAALETMQDITEQKHAEQLLKRKLEIEKSIAAVSSLFVAPTDIDAAINAALDEIGRLCGASRSYVFLFRETNTVLANTHEWCDEGVESQKEKRQNLNVNKYHWWMAKLYNDETIQINDVSSLPPEASAEKKTLEMQNIKSLLVLPMYSKGELMGYVGLDNVVNTGDWSEDNINVLHMVSGVIGMAINRKRSEEAHRKSEERFRSLFENLPIPIMEKDFSEVKTYIENLIRTEHIDDFEAYLDQHPEIKKHCSGLVKIIDVNQAAIKLHGASDKNELIANLGKTLTRKSYEVFSKELLAIYHGETKVESDGGIQTLGGVPRETVIHWTVSPGHEKTLSRVLFSLIDITERKRAEEELIKSEKRFRDLFENIPVAILEEDFSGVKTYIETLIRNEHIDDLEAYLVQHPDVVSRCAGLMKILDVNQAALELHEAGSKSELLENIEKTFSDQSYETFSKELVAILNGETQMKTDAFVQTLSGMPREVVVHWSVFPGHEKSLSRILVSLIDITERKRAEEELFAAHQKLMDIIEFLPDATFVLDSEQKVIAWNHTLEEMTGIKKEEILGKGDYSYAVPFYGERRPMLIDLLFDFKVESEQQYNFVKKEGNILYAENYVPYIYEGKGADLWIVSSPLLDSSGNQIGAIESIRNVTERKQAEDDLKIYAEELQHSNELKDLFTDIMHHDLLNPAGVVKGYTEILLNIEENKNKRQYLEIIERNNEKLISIIERASNYAKLASIEDLEFEKRDIAFFLKGVIENLRPNLEDKKMAIEFEVHGEYCANVNPVIEEVFSNLLCNAIKYSPKGSRIIVNIVDAGNEWKVTVTDFGEGISDEDKSMLFERFRRVKNNAVKGTGLGLAIVKRLTSLHGGRVGVEDNPKGQGSVFWVTVKKA